A genome region from Streptomyces sp. S4.7 includes the following:
- a CDS encoding tetratricopeptide repeat protein produces MRDSHRTEAEKLLVRAVEEEVRRSGGRIDGNVLLTRGRGALEAIAESAADEYALYEAASDEAEAARRPMSERFGRGALGTPALVAVVAAASAVVADVALGTGAETAVGTGVIVGVVGGATAVAKVASNGHPAGRGGAAGQPGDVEQLRLQWLTALEVRGIRPYLDQQRVLTQATRRTTKKPTVVPQLRGADRSAAARRRSVLEQSFGHLPQSDGPFAGRREAIGQIARWVHAARASTETKPTVVVLYGAPGSGRTTLAVRATHQLRDQFRGACVVDLRGGDAGEAPLSTRDALLHLLNRLGAPREQLLFRERSSPEQQVRRLSELYHQHLTGLPVTIVLDDASDAEQIRTLVPERSDSLVLVTSRQPVELPADTPAWVHQLPVEALDGAGCEELLRAAGEEPVGGPYDAQAIDRIGELCGGLPLALRVAGSSLGSRTSHQLATDLEAYGPVDPAERALWLRHTDQSDQGRRLLRRLALAGRASLGAAAAAALLATDEQEAERLLTVLSRAGLIDHVRASRYRLHDVVRNFALARLLDEEEAADRTAAQERLIKNYSELADSVIRLVDGKTSTRADQFGGHGFASLDAALRWLDDESSFITAALRHAEGVDQAAVLALLGALCDYCLLRGDLYRLGEISELTQAVDQGLLARSVQWRTGIAARQLGELDKARTTLTSVVDLYREAHHDAGVARALCSLGITLHHQGNLTEASAKLREALDLQAPARLGADRAWTLHALAAVERDRANLNEAVALLSTALVLHREGESLHGEAWTHFQLGQVCLRLGDVPLAEAELGQALDLYGRTRDGRGEAWALTQLARARLVDNEPESAADQFRQALARHRDNEDARGEAWTLYYLGQALEECGDAAQAVRELERARSMFSRMRDVYGLACARHHSGRVTRDQRAAQTGNLRNSGFARQLLVDARADFRRIGVAHGEAWTCLELAIVDAGNSKAVQALALCDEATALFTSYGDHRGADWARFLRCTLLPYGSAGGVEVGSVVAEQELAELTAARHATRDGKLEECAETFAVMLERGVTLEDGWQAWRLGMVPNRHAREVMGVPVEQVGA; encoded by the coding sequence ATGCGGGACAGCCATCGGACCGAGGCGGAGAAGCTGTTGGTACGCGCCGTCGAGGAAGAGGTGCGGCGCTCCGGCGGACGGATCGACGGCAATGTCCTACTGACGCGCGGGCGGGGCGCGTTGGAGGCGATCGCGGAGTCCGCCGCCGACGAGTACGCGCTGTACGAGGCGGCGTCGGACGAGGCGGAGGCCGCGCGGCGGCCGATGTCGGAGCGGTTCGGCAGGGGCGCGCTCGGAACTCCCGCCCTGGTGGCGGTCGTCGCCGCCGCGTCGGCGGTCGTCGCGGACGTCGCTCTGGGTACGGGCGCGGAGACGGCCGTCGGCACGGGCGTGATCGTCGGCGTCGTCGGCGGGGCGACGGCCGTGGCGAAGGTGGCCTCCAACGGCCACCCGGCGGGACGCGGCGGAGCGGCCGGACAGCCGGGCGACGTCGAGCAGTTGAGGCTCCAGTGGCTGACGGCCCTGGAGGTACGGGGCATCCGCCCGTACCTGGATCAGCAGCGGGTACTGACCCAGGCGACGCGGCGTACGACCAAGAAGCCCACCGTGGTCCCGCAGTTGCGCGGCGCCGACCGCAGTGCCGCCGCCCGCAGGCGCAGTGTGCTGGAGCAGTCCTTCGGTCATCTCCCGCAGTCCGACGGCCCGTTCGCGGGCCGTCGCGAGGCGATCGGGCAGATCGCGCGCTGGGTGCACGCGGCGCGCGCGTCGACGGAGACGAAGCCGACGGTCGTCGTGCTGTACGGCGCGCCGGGGTCCGGCCGGACCACGCTCGCCGTACGGGCGACACACCAGTTGAGGGACCAGTTCCGCGGGGCGTGCGTGGTGGACCTGCGGGGCGGGGACGCGGGCGAGGCGCCGCTGTCGACGCGGGACGCGCTGCTCCATCTGCTGAACCGGCTGGGCGCGCCCCGCGAGCAACTGCTGTTCCGTGAGCGGTCGTCGCCCGAGCAGCAGGTGCGGCGGCTGAGCGAGCTGTACCACCAGCATCTGACCGGTCTGCCGGTGACGATCGTGCTCGACGACGCCTCCGACGCGGAGCAGATCCGCACGCTGGTGCCCGAACGCTCCGACAGTCTGGTGCTGGTGACGTCCCGTCAGCCCGTCGAGCTGCCGGCGGACACCCCGGCGTGGGTGCACCAGTTGCCGGTGGAGGCCCTGGACGGCGCGGGCTGCGAGGAGTTGCTGCGCGCCGCCGGCGAGGAGCCGGTGGGCGGACCCTACGACGCCCAGGCCATCGACAGGATCGGCGAGCTGTGCGGCGGTCTGCCGCTGGCTCTGCGTGTCGCGGGCTCGTCGCTCGGTTCGCGTACGTCGCACCAGCTGGCCACGGATCTGGAGGCGTACGGCCCGGTCGACCCGGCCGAACGGGCGCTGTGGCTGCGCCACACCGACCAGAGCGACCAGGGGCGCAGGCTGCTGCGGCGGCTCGCGCTGGCGGGAAGGGCGTCGCTCGGCGCCGCTGCCGCCGCCGCGCTGCTGGCCACCGACGAGCAGGAGGCCGAGCGGCTGCTGACGGTGCTGTCCCGCGCGGGCCTGATCGACCACGTACGGGCCAGCCGCTACCGGCTCCACGACGTCGTACGGAACTTCGCGCTCGCCCGGCTGCTGGACGAGGAGGAGGCCGCGGACCGCACGGCCGCGCAGGAACGGCTCATCAAGAACTACTCGGAGCTCGCCGACTCGGTGATCCGGCTGGTCGACGGCAAGACGTCCACGCGCGCCGACCAGTTCGGCGGTCACGGCTTCGCCTCGCTCGACGCCGCGCTGCGCTGGCTGGACGACGAGTCGAGCTTCATCACCGCGGCGCTGCGGCACGCGGAGGGTGTCGACCAGGCTGCGGTACTGGCCCTGCTGGGCGCGCTCTGCGACTACTGCCTGCTGCGCGGGGACCTCTACCGGCTCGGTGAGATCAGCGAGTTGACGCAGGCCGTCGACCAGGGGCTGCTGGCCCGTTCCGTGCAGTGGCGTACGGGTATCGCGGCCCGGCAGCTCGGCGAGCTGGACAAGGCGCGCACGACCCTGACGTCGGTGGTCGACCTCTACCGGGAGGCGCATCACGACGCGGGTGTGGCCCGCGCGCTCTGTTCGCTCGGCATCACGCTGCACCACCAGGGCAATCTGACGGAGGCGTCGGCGAAGCTGCGCGAGGCGCTCGACCTCCAGGCCCCGGCCCGGCTCGGGGCCGACCGCGCGTGGACGCTGCACGCGCTGGCCGCGGTGGAACGTGACCGGGCGAATCTCAACGAGGCGGTCGCACTGCTGTCGACGGCGCTGGTCCTGCACCGCGAGGGCGAGTCGCTGCACGGTGAGGCGTGGACGCATTTCCAGCTCGGGCAGGTGTGTCTGCGGCTGGGCGATGTCCCGCTCGCCGAGGCGGAGTTGGGCCAGGCGCTGGACCTGTACGGCCGCACGCGTGACGGCCGCGGCGAGGCGTGGGCGCTGACGCAGCTGGCGCGGGCCCGGCTGGTGGACAACGAACCGGAGTCGGCGGCGGACCAGTTCCGCCAGGCGCTGGCCAGGCACCGGGACAACGAGGACGCGCGCGGCGAGGCGTGGACGCTGTACTACCTGGGCCAGGCGCTGGAGGAGTGCGGCGACGCGGCGCAGGCGGTACGCGAACTGGAGCGGGCACGCTCGATGTTCTCCCGGATGCGCGACGTGTACGGGCTGGCCTGCGCCCGGCACCACTCGGGCCGGGTCACCCGCGACCAGCGGGCGGCGCAGACCGGCAATCTCCGTAACTCCGGCTTCGCCCGGCAGCTGCTGGTCGACGCCCGCGCGGACTTCCGCCGGATCGGTGTCGCGCACGGCGAGGCGTGGACGTGTCTGGAGCTCGCGATCGTGGACGCGGGCAACAGCAAGGCGGTCCAGGCGCTGGCTCTGTGCGACGAGGCGACGGCGCTGTTCACCTCGTACGGCGACCACCGCGGCGCCGACTGGGCCCGCTTCCTGCGCTGCACGCTGCTGCCGTACGGCTCGGCGGGCGGCGTCGAGGTCGGATCGGTGGTGGCGGAGCAGGAACTGGCCGAACTGACGGCGGCGCGGCACGCGACGCGCGACGGCAAGCTGGAGGAGTGCGCGGAGACGTTCGCGGTGATGCTGGAGCGCGGCGTCACGCTGGAGGACGGCTGGCAGGCCTGGCGCCTCGGCATGGTCCCGAACCGCCACGCCCGCGAGGTGATGGGCGTCCCGGTGGAACAGGTCGGCGCCTGA
- a CDS encoding helix-turn-helix transcriptional regulator: protein MGEGVLRAVPGPGRDEGPDDPLMRDLVGAALRRARLRQGRTLKDVADRAQVSLPYLSEIERGRKEPSSEVLAAVCRALGLHLVDLLGALHSDLSTPWTTAHRSTVRSARDGGTGALLLAA, encoded by the coding sequence ATGGGTGAAGGCGTCCTGCGTGCCGTTCCCGGTCCCGGCCGCGACGAAGGGCCCGACGATCCGCTGATGCGCGACCTCGTGGGGGCCGCGCTGCGCCGGGCCCGGCTGCGGCAGGGCCGCACGCTCAAGGACGTCGCCGACCGGGCGCAGGTGTCACTGCCGTATCTCTCGGAGATCGAGCGCGGGCGCAAGGAACCGTCGTCCGAGGTGCTCGCGGCGGTCTGCCGCGCGCTCGGTCTGCATCTGGTCGACCTGTTGGGCGCGCTGCACTCCGACCTGTCGACGCCGTGGACGACCGCGCACCGCTCCACGGTGCGCTCCGCCCGCGACGGCGGGACCGGGGCACTGCTCCTCGCGGCGTGA
- a CDS encoding ATP-dependent Clp protease proteolytic subunit, which translates to MSGQYTVPVVVERTPNGERSYDVFSRLLSERIIFLGTSIDDGVANVVMAQMLHLDHESSDMDICLYINSPGGSATGLTAIYDTMQFVRADVATVCLGQAGSGAAVLLAAGAPGKRTALQHSRVLLHQPSTQGQGEAADLEIQAAEVLRTRAEIEDILSHHTGQSVERLREDTDRDKYFTAAQAKEYGLVDGVITTRELAERGR; encoded by the coding sequence ATGAGCGGGCAGTACACCGTCCCCGTGGTCGTCGAGCGGACACCGAACGGCGAGCGTTCCTACGACGTCTTCAGCCGGCTGCTCTCCGAGCGGATCATCTTCCTCGGCACGTCGATCGACGACGGCGTCGCGAACGTGGTCATGGCGCAGATGCTCCATCTCGACCACGAGAGCAGCGACATGGACATCTGCCTCTACATCAACTCCCCCGGCGGCTCGGCCACCGGGCTGACCGCGATCTACGACACGATGCAGTTCGTACGGGCGGACGTCGCGACCGTCTGTCTCGGCCAGGCGGGCTCCGGCGCCGCCGTACTCCTCGCGGCGGGCGCGCCCGGCAAACGGACGGCGCTCCAGCACTCGCGGGTGCTGCTGCACCAGCCGTCCACGCAGGGGCAGGGTGAGGCGGCGGACCTGGAGATCCAGGCGGCGGAGGTGCTGCGCACGAGGGCCGAGATCGAGGACATCCTGTCGCACCACACGGGTCAGAGCGTGGAGCGGCTGCGGGAGGACACCGACCGGGACAAGTACTTCACGGCGGCGCAGGCCAAGGAGTACGGCCTGGTGGACGGTGTGATCACCACTCGCGAACTCGCGGAACGCGGCCGGTAG
- a CDS encoding ATP-dependent Clp protease proteolytic subunit has product MLSTVPRLAAAQTAPVPFDDQIAGRLQHGRIVVLGEQVDDAIANRICAQLLLLSQEDPRRDIVLFVNSPGGSVHAGMAIYDTMRFIPNDVATLAMGFAASMGQFLLCAGTPGKRYALPNARIMMHQPSGGLGGTAADIAVQAENLAYTKLTMQKLIAEHCGQSLETIAADQRRDRWFTAEQAKEYGFVDRVVRGVAELGGDAASGFGFEPAGSAGGTRAAGGTRAAGGARTTGKGAAA; this is encoded by the coding sequence ATGCTCTCGACCGTTCCACGGCTCGCGGCGGCGCAGACCGCCCCGGTGCCGTTCGACGACCAGATCGCCGGCCGCCTTCAGCACGGCAGGATCGTGGTGCTCGGCGAACAGGTGGACGACGCGATCGCCAACCGGATCTGTGCCCAGCTCCTGCTCCTGTCGCAGGAGGACCCCAGGCGCGACATCGTCCTGTTCGTGAACAGCCCGGGTGGCTCCGTCCACGCCGGGATGGCCATCTACGACACCATGCGGTTCATCCCGAACGACGTCGCCACCCTGGCGATGGGCTTCGCGGCCAGCATGGGCCAGTTCCTGCTCTGCGCGGGGACACCCGGCAAGCGCTACGCCCTGCCGAACGCGCGGATCATGATGCACCAGCCGTCCGGCGGGCTCGGCGGGACGGCGGCCGACATCGCCGTACAGGCCGAGAATCTCGCGTACACCAAGCTCACCATGCAGAAGCTGATCGCGGAGCACTGCGGCCAGAGCCTGGAGACGATCGCGGCCGACCAGCGCCGGGACCGGTGGTTCACGGCGGAGCAGGCGAAGGAGTACGGCTTCGTCGACCGCGTCGTACGCGGTGTGGCGGAGCTGGGCGGTGACGCGGCGAGCGGCTTCGGCTTCGAGCCCGCGGGCAGCGCCGGCGGTACGCGCGCCGCCGGCGGTACGCGCGCCGCCGGCGGTGCCCGCACCACGGGCAAGGGGGCCGCGGCATGA